In a single window of the Pseudoxanthomonas sp. F37 genome:
- a CDS encoding methyl-accepting chemotaxis protein: protein MSTATDSPSASKIGSFGNSFWLALLAISVIVFGANTGVATYQGSRLSGASTGASDMRVLSQQLANQGREAVAGNAEAFKAFKETKQSVESTVSDLQSRFGSEGAIAGPLAKLSATWAPLGKSADQIVASEAAVLALAGNADRFATQVPNLQAQLNEVVRAMSAGGAPSSQIYSALQQVVLAGTMARRVTEIRAGGAGAATAGDALGRDAVLFGQVLDGLRDGNPDLGIAAVRNGAALTALQNSQTLWTAMKKDLDAILASSRNLFAAQAAATALTNGSGQMLQDSTNLFQAFSAFGSVRDTRLFPNFWVGIASGIASLASIVGLLWSLYRTRQREQEVRYQTQVEYNSRNQQAIMRLLDEISSLGEGDLTVKASVTEDMTGAIADAINYAVDELRNLVTTINDTSVQVAASTQETQATALQLAEAAGHQADQITTASDRISEIATSIDQVSKNSTESAEVAQRSVQIATEGAGVVRETIRGMDQIRDQIQETSKRIKRLGESSQEIGSVVELINDISEQTNILALNAAVQAASAGEAGRGFAVVADEVQRLAERTSLATRRIESLVQTIQADTNEAVSSMEQTTAEVVSGARLAEDAGTALGEIERVSNDLNNLIKNISSAAQQQSTAALDITQTMGVIRQITSQTSLGAGQTAESIGHLAQLASDLRRSVADFKLPG, encoded by the coding sequence ATGAGCACTGCGACGGATTCTCCTAGCGCCAGCAAGATCGGCAGTTTCGGCAACAGCTTCTGGCTGGCGTTGCTGGCGATCTCGGTGATCGTCTTCGGTGCCAACACGGGCGTGGCCACCTACCAGGGCAGCCGCCTGTCCGGCGCGAGCACCGGCGCGTCGGACATGCGCGTGCTGTCGCAGCAGCTGGCCAACCAGGGCCGCGAGGCGGTGGCCGGCAATGCCGAGGCGTTCAAGGCGTTCAAGGAAACCAAGCAGTCGGTGGAATCGACCGTGTCGGACCTGCAGAGCCGCTTCGGCAGCGAAGGCGCCATCGCCGGCCCGCTGGCCAAGCTGAGCGCCACCTGGGCGCCGCTGGGCAAGAGCGCCGACCAGATCGTCGCCTCCGAGGCCGCGGTGCTGGCACTGGCGGGCAACGCCGACCGCTTCGCCACCCAGGTGCCCAACCTGCAGGCGCAGCTCAACGAAGTGGTGCGCGCCATGTCCGCCGGCGGCGCGCCGTCCTCGCAGATCTACAGCGCGCTGCAGCAGGTGGTGCTGGCCGGCACGATGGCCCGCCGGGTGACGGAAATCCGCGCCGGCGGTGCCGGCGCCGCCACCGCCGGCGACGCGCTGGGCCGCGACGCGGTGCTGTTCGGCCAGGTGCTGGACGGCCTGCGCGACGGCAACCCCGACCTGGGCATCGCGGCGGTGCGCAATGGCGCCGCGCTCACGGCGCTGCAGAACTCGCAGACCCTGTGGACGGCGATGAAGAAGGATCTGGACGCGATCCTGGCCAGCTCGCGCAACCTGTTCGCCGCGCAGGCCGCGGCCACCGCGCTGACCAACGGCTCCGGCCAGATGCTCCAGGACAGCACCAACCTTTTCCAGGCGTTCTCGGCGTTTGGCTCGGTGCGCGACACCCGCCTGTTTCCCAATTTCTGGGTTGGCATCGCCTCGGGCATCGCCTCTCTAGCCTCCATCGTCGGCCTGCTGTGGTCGCTGTACCGCACCCGCCAGCGCGAACAGGAAGTGCGCTACCAGACGCAGGTGGAATACAACAGCCGCAACCAGCAGGCGATCATGCGGCTGCTGGACGAAATCAGCTCGCTGGGTGAAGGCGACCTGACGGTGAAGGCCTCGGTGACCGAGGACATGACCGGTGCCATCGCGGACGCCATCAACTACGCCGTGGACGAACTGCGCAACCTGGTGACCACCATCAACGACACCTCGGTGCAGGTGGCGGCGTCCACCCAGGAAACGCAGGCCACCGCGCTGCAGCTGGCCGAGGCCGCCGGCCACCAGGCCGACCAGATCACCACCGCCTCCGACCGCATCAGCGAGATCGCCACCAGCATCGACCAGGTGTCGAAGAACTCCACCGAATCGGCCGAAGTGGCGCAGCGCTCGGTGCAGATCGCCACCGAGGGCGCCGGCGTGGTGCGCGAGACCATCCGCGGCATGGACCAGATCCGCGACCAGATCCAGGAAACCTCCAAGCGCATCAAGCGCCTGGGCGAGTCCTCGCAGGAAATCGGCTCGGTGGTGGAACTGATCAACGACATTTCCGAGCAGACCAACATCCTGGCGCTCAACGCGGCCGTGCAGGCGGCCTCGGCCGGCGAAGCGGGCCGCGGTTTCGCGGTGGTGGCCGACGAAGTGCAGCGCCTGGCCGAGCGCACGTCGCTGGCGACCCGCCGCATCGAGTCGCTGGTGCAGACCATCCAGGCCGACACCAACGAAGCCGTCAGCTCGATGGAGCAGACCACCGCCGAAGTGGTGTCCGGCGCCCGCTTGGCCGAGGACGCGGGTACCGCGCTGGGCGAGATCGAACGCGTGTCGAACGATCTCAACAACCTCATCAAGAACATCTCCTCCGCCGCCCAGCAGCAGTCCACCGCGGCGTTGGACATCACCCAGACCATGGGCGTGATCCGGCAGATCACCTCGCAGACCTCGCTGGGCGCGGGCCAGACCGCCGAATCGATCGGCCACCTGGCGCAGCTGGCGTCGGACCTGCGCCGTTCGGTCGCCGACTTCAAGCTGCCGGGCTGA
- a CDS encoding chemotaxis protein CheW codes for MRTPFDTLAEYERRSLAHAVAQPAREIAQDQYRGVGYRVGKRRLISNFGEVVEIVPMPPVTPVPGAQPWLLGIGNLRGNLFPVVDLKQFLEGERTVLHEGQRVLVMRQAGGDVALTIDELYGQRSFHESQQVEPGDLAEGRYGHFIDRAFASDDQRWGVFALGLLARTPEFRQTAL; via the coding sequence ATCCGCACACCGTTCGATACGCTGGCCGAATACGAGCGCCGCAGCCTGGCGCATGCCGTCGCCCAGCCCGCCCGCGAGATCGCGCAGGACCAGTACCGCGGCGTGGGTTACCGCGTGGGCAAGCGCCGGCTGATCTCCAACTTCGGGGAAGTGGTGGAAATCGTGCCGATGCCGCCGGTCACGCCGGTGCCCGGCGCGCAGCCGTGGCTGCTGGGAATCGGCAACCTGCGCGGCAACCTGTTCCCGGTGGTGGACCTGAAGCAGTTCCTGGAGGGCGAGCGCACCGTCCTGCACGAGGGCCAGCGTGTGCTGGTCATGCGCCAGGCCGGCGGCGACGTGGCCCTGACCATCGACGAACTGTACGGCCAGCGCAGCTTCCACGAATCGCAGCAGGTCGAGCCGGGCGACCTGGCCGAAGGCCGCTACGGGCATTTCATCGATCGCGCTTTCGCCAGCGACGATCAGCGGTGGGGGGTGTTTGCGCTGGGCCTGCTGGCGCGCACGCCGGAATTCCGCCAGACCGCGCTCTGA
- the pilG gene encoding twitching motility response regulator PilG — MTQNEGQAGGFHGLRVMVIDDSKTIRRTAETLLKREGCEVVTATDGFEALAKIADQQPQIIFVDIMMPRLDGYQTCALIKNNQVFKSTPVIMLSSKDSLFDKARGRIVGSEQYLTKPFTREELLDAIRAHVST; from the coding sequence ATGACGCAGAACGAAGGCCAGGCCGGTGGATTCCACGGCCTACGGGTCATGGTGATCGATGACTCGAAAACCATCCGCCGCACCGCGGAGACCCTGCTCAAGCGGGAGGGTTGCGAAGTGGTGACCGCGACGGACGGGTTCGAGGCCCTGGCCAAGATCGCGGACCAGCAGCCGCAGATCATCTTCGTGGACATCATGATGCCGCGCCTGGATGGCTACCAGACCTGTGCGCTGATCAAGAACAACCAGGTGTTCAAGTCCACGCCGGTCATCATGCTGTCGTCCAAGGACAGCCTGTTCGACAAGGCGCGCGGGCGCATCGTCGGCTCGGAGCAATACCTGACCAAGCCGTTCACGCGCGAGGAACTCCTCGACGCCATCCGCGCCCACGTCAGCACCTGA
- the gshB gene encoding glutathione synthase, whose amino-acid sequence MPLDVVVVMDPIGSIKIAKDTTFAMLLEAQRRGHRLQYVIPGRLSLRDGVAQAQVAALTVKDDKAGWFTLGDTRTLTFGPGQVVLMRKDPPVDDQYLYDTHVLGIAQQAGALIVNDPQGLRDYNEKLAALLFPQCCPPTLVSRDPAALKAFVAEHGEAVLKPLDGMGGRSIFRVKAGDPNTNVILETLVGDGRLTLAQRFIPGIKDGDKRVLLVDGEPVDYALARIPQGDEFRGNLAAGGRGEGRPLSERDRWIATQVGPEMKRRGMLFVGLDVIGDYLTEVNVTSPTCVRELDAQFGLNIAGLLFDAIEKKLA is encoded by the coding sequence ATGCCATTGGATGTCGTCGTCGTCATGGACCCCATAGGGTCCATCAAGATCGCCAAGGACACCACCTTCGCCATGCTGCTGGAAGCCCAGCGGCGCGGCCACCGCCTGCAGTACGTGATCCCCGGACGGCTGTCGCTGCGCGACGGCGTGGCCCAGGCCCAGGTGGCGGCGCTGACGGTGAAGGACGACAAGGCGGGCTGGTTCACCCTCGGCGACACGCGCACCCTGACCTTCGGCCCCGGCCAGGTGGTGCTGATGCGCAAGGACCCGCCGGTCGACGACCAGTACCTGTACGACACCCATGTGCTGGGCATCGCCCAGCAGGCCGGCGCGCTGATCGTCAACGACCCGCAGGGCCTGCGCGACTACAACGAGAAGCTGGCGGCGCTGCTGTTCCCGCAGTGCTGCCCCCCGACCCTGGTCAGCCGCGATCCCGCCGCGCTGAAGGCCTTCGTGGCCGAGCACGGCGAGGCGGTGCTGAAGCCGCTGGACGGCATGGGCGGGCGCTCGATCTTCCGGGTGAAGGCCGGCGACCCCAATACCAACGTCATCCTGGAAACCCTGGTCGGCGACGGCCGCCTGACCCTGGCCCAGCGGTTCATCCCCGGCATCAAGGACGGCGACAAGCGCGTGCTGCTGGTGGACGGCGAACCGGTGGACTATGCGCTGGCGCGGATCCCGCAGGGCGACGAGTTCCGCGGCAACCTGGCCGCGGGCGGCCGCGGCGAAGGCCGGCCGCTGAGCGAGCGCGACCGCTGGATCGCCACCCAGGTGGGTCCGGAGATGAAACGGCGCGGCATGCTGTTCGTCGGCCTGGACGTGATCGGCGACTACCTGACCGAGGTCAACGTCACCAGCCCCACCTGCGTGCGCGAGCTCGATGCGCAGTTCGGGCTGAACATCGCCGGCCTGCTGTTCGACGCGATCGAGAAGAAACTGGCCTGA
- a CDS encoding energy transducer TonB has translation MSAVPVTPPKIGANERLGATLALSLIVHGLLVLGVGFALDDAAPVMPTLDVILSQTSTPLTPKEADFLAAANQEGGGESEQAKRPRDSQAGWIPQPDTGLAPQPLRAQTTAPVPPPESRVVATRDSEARAPAPQARPQPDQPDLPQGEQKVQRDAEMARLAAEYHLRSELYAKRPKRKFVSASTKEYVYANYLRAWVDRAERVGNLNYPDEARRRRLAGTLVISVAVRRDGSVEQTRIIQSSGVPLLDSTAQRIVQLASPFPPLPETSENVDILHVTRTWRFLPGGEVRDE, from the coding sequence ATGTCGGCGGTCCCCGTCACCCCACCGAAGATCGGCGCCAACGAACGGCTCGGCGCCACCCTGGCGCTGTCGCTGATCGTGCATGGCCTGCTGGTGCTGGGCGTGGGCTTCGCCCTGGACGACGCGGCACCGGTGATGCCCACCCTGGACGTGATCCTCAGCCAGACCAGTACGCCACTCACGCCGAAGGAAGCCGATTTCCTGGCCGCGGCCAACCAGGAAGGCGGCGGCGAAAGCGAGCAGGCCAAGCGCCCGCGCGACAGCCAGGCCGGCTGGATCCCCCAGCCCGACACCGGCCTGGCGCCGCAGCCGCTGCGGGCGCAGACCACCGCGCCGGTGCCGCCGCCGGAAAGCCGCGTGGTCGCCACCCGCGACAGCGAGGCGCGCGCGCCCGCGCCCCAAGCCCGTCCGCAACCTGACCAGCCCGACCTGCCGCAGGGCGAGCAGAAGGTCCAGCGCGATGCCGAGATGGCGCGCCTGGCCGCGGAGTACCACCTGCGTTCCGAGCTGTACGCCAAGCGCCCGAAGCGCAAGTTCGTCTCGGCCAGCACCAAGGAATACGTCTACGCCAACTATCTGCGTGCGTGGGTCGACCGCGCCGAGCGCGTCGGCAACCTCAACTACCCCGACGAAGCGCGCCGCAGACGCCTGGCCGGCACGCTGGTGATCAGCGTGGCGGTGCGTCGCGACGGCAGCGTCGAGCAGACCCGCATCATCCAGTCCAGCGGCGTTCCGCTGCTGGATTCCACCGCGCAGCGCATCGTGCAGCTGGCCTCGCCGTTCCCGCCCCTGCCCGAGACGTCCGAGAACGTGGACATCCTGCACGTCACCCGCACCTGGCGCTTCCTGCCGGGCGGGGAAGTGCGCGACGAGTAG
- the tsaB gene encoding tRNA (adenosine(37)-N6)-threonylcarbamoyltransferase complex dimerization subunit type 1 TsaB → MKLLAFETATEACSVALYTDGEVRERFEIAPRRHAELALPWAEQLLAEAGIARSQLDAVALSRGPGAFTGVRLAIALAQGIALALDRPLLPVSTLAVLAAQVPPPAALAGEGGCDIGAPHAILAAIDARMGEIYTGTFVRQADGLQATTDESVVAPADYRLPGDATGWIGLGTGFAAAGGALATALQARLARIDAQALPHAADLARLAVDAWHRGEAIAPERVEPAYLRNNVALTLEEQKALRASR, encoded by the coding sequence ATGAAGCTGCTCGCCTTCGAAACCGCCACCGAAGCCTGCTCCGTCGCCCTCTACACCGATGGCGAGGTGCGCGAGCGCTTCGAAATCGCACCGCGCCGCCATGCCGAGTTGGCGTTGCCATGGGCCGAACAGCTCTTGGCCGAGGCGGGTATCGCCCGTTCGCAGCTCGATGCGGTGGCGCTCAGCCGCGGGCCCGGCGCCTTCACCGGCGTCCGCCTGGCCATCGCGCTGGCGCAGGGCATCGCCCTGGCGCTGGACCGGCCGCTGTTGCCGGTCTCTACGCTGGCCGTGCTTGCGGCGCAGGTGCCGCCGCCGGCCGCGCTGGCGGGGGAGGGCGGCTGCGATATCGGCGCGCCCCACGCCATCCTTGCCGCGATCGATGCGCGGATGGGCGAGATCTACACCGGCACGTTCGTGCGCCAGGCCGATGGCCTGCAGGCCACCACGGATGAAAGCGTCGTCGCGCCGGCCGACTACCGGCTGCCCGGCGATGCCACCGGCTGGATCGGCCTGGGCACCGGCTTCGCCGCGGCCGGAGGTGCCCTGGCGACGGCGCTGCAGGCGCGCCTGGCCCGCATCGATGCGCAGGCGCTGCCGCATGCCGCCGACCTGGCGCGCCTGGCCGTGGACGCCTGGCATCGCGGGGAAGCCATCGCGCCCGAGCGGGTGGAGCCGGCCTACCTGCGCAACAACGTCGCCCTGACCCTGGAAGAACAGAAAGCCCTGCGCGCCTCGCGCTGA
- a CDS encoding ATP-dependent DNA helicase — MSQLAQASRDALSEGGALAERLDAFAPRDAQQRLTAAIADAFDAREVLLAEAGTGTGKTFAYLVPALLSGLKTIISTGTRALQDQLYHRDLPRVRDALGVAGLKSALLKGRSNYLCRYRLNQAKGDPQALRTTFTSREQVDQFQRIVAWGGRTQFGDMAELASLPDDSPLLPLVTSTIDNCLGSECPFWDDCFVVQARQRAQAADIVVVNHHLLLADLALKQEGFGEILPGAQAFVIDEAHQLPELAANFFGEGFGMRPLQELARDCLAECKDVAGALSALQPPVRALEQALREARAAMEGLPARGTRERLLARPEVAAGFDAIDHALADLSAALAPLAQASLGLEACAARATEFAKRLARWHASSSGAGTFDGQQAHPDDGDVLWYELTPRAFRCQRTPLDVSGPLRQHREQSRAAWVFTSATLAVGGRFDHFATRLGLDDPPTLLQPSPFDWPQQALCYLPAGLPDPNAPSFGQALIATVRPVLEASQGRAFLLFASHRALREAAEALCGGPWPLFVQGEAPRGTLLQRFRESGNGVLLGAASFREGVDVVGEALSVVVVDKLPFAAPDDPVFEARLEAVRRAGGNPFRDEQLPQAVIALKQAVGRLIRSETDRGVLVLCDPRLTGKPYGRIFLDSLPPFARTQRVQDVQGFFGATISEDEVAAKAPAADDWFADARF; from the coding sequence ATGTCCCAGCTAGCCCAGGCCAGCCGCGATGCCCTCAGCGAGGGCGGCGCGCTGGCGGAACGACTCGACGCCTTCGCGCCCCGCGACGCCCAGCAGCGCCTGACGGCGGCGATCGCCGATGCGTTCGACGCCCGCGAGGTGCTGCTGGCCGAGGCCGGCACCGGCACCGGCAAGACCTTCGCCTATCTCGTGCCCGCGCTGCTGTCGGGCCTGAAGACCATCATCTCCACCGGCACGCGGGCGCTGCAGGACCAGCTGTACCACCGCGACCTGCCGCGCGTGCGCGACGCGCTGGGCGTGGCCGGGCTGAAATCCGCGCTGCTGAAGGGCCGCAGCAATTACCTGTGCCGCTACCGCCTGAACCAGGCCAAGGGCGATCCGCAGGCGCTGCGCACCACCTTCACCAGCCGCGAACAGGTGGACCAGTTCCAGCGGATCGTCGCATGGGGAGGGCGCACCCAGTTCGGCGACATGGCCGAACTGGCGTCGCTGCCGGACGACTCGCCGCTGCTGCCGCTGGTCACCTCCACCATCGACAACTGCCTGGGCAGCGAATGCCCGTTCTGGGACGACTGTTTCGTGGTGCAGGCGCGCCAGCGCGCGCAGGCGGCCGATATCGTGGTGGTGAACCACCACCTGTTGCTGGCCGACCTGGCGCTGAAGCAGGAGGGCTTCGGCGAGATCCTGCCGGGCGCACAGGCCTTCGTGATCGACGAGGCCCACCAGTTGCCCGAACTGGCGGCGAACTTCTTCGGCGAAGGCTTCGGCATGCGGCCGTTGCAGGAACTGGCGCGCGACTGCCTGGCCGAGTGCAAGGACGTTGCGGGTGCGCTGTCGGCCCTGCAGCCGCCGGTGCGCGCGCTGGAACAGGCGCTGCGCGAGGCCCGCGCGGCGATGGAGGGCCTGCCCGCGCGGGGCACCCGCGAGCGCCTGCTGGCCAGGCCGGAGGTGGCGGCCGGCTTCGACGCCATCGATCATGCGCTTGCCGACCTGTCCGCCGCGCTGGCGCCGCTGGCGCAGGCATCGCTCGGGCTGGAGGCCTGCGCCGCGCGCGCCACCGAATTCGCCAAGCGGCTGGCGCGCTGGCATGCCTCATCGTCCGGCGCGGGGACCTTCGACGGTCAGCAGGCGCACCCCGACGACGGCGACGTGCTCTGGTACGAACTCACGCCGCGCGCGTTCCGTTGCCAGCGCACGCCACTGGACGTGTCCGGTCCACTGCGCCAGCACCGCGAGCAGTCGCGTGCGGCATGGGTGTTCACCTCGGCCACCCTCGCCGTCGGTGGCCGCTTCGACCATTTCGCCACCCGCCTGGGCCTGGACGACCCGCCGACGCTGCTCCAGCCCAGTCCGTTCGACTGGCCGCAGCAGGCGTTGTGCTACCTGCCTGCCGGCCTGCCGGACCCCAACGCGCCCAGCTTCGGCCAGGCGCTGATCGCGACCGTGCGGCCGGTGCTGGAAGCGTCGCAGGGAAGGGCGTTCCTGCTGTTCGCTTCGCATCGTGCGCTGCGCGAAGCCGCCGAGGCGCTGTGCGGCGGGCCCTGGCCGCTGTTCGTCCAGGGCGAGGCGCCGCGCGGCACCCTGTTGCAGCGGTTCCGCGAATCGGGCAACGGCGTGCTGCTGGGCGCGGCGAGTTTCCGCGAGGGCGTGGACGTGGTCGGCGAGGCGCTGAGCGTGGTGGTGGTGGACAAGCTGCCCTTCGCCGCGCCGGACGACCCGGTGTTCGAGGCGCGTCTGGAGGCGGTGCGTCGCGCCGGCGGCAATCCGTTCCGCGACGAGCAGCTGCCGCAAGCGGTGATCGCCCTGAAACAGGCGGTGGGCCGGCTGATCCGCAGCGAGACCGACCGTGGCGTGCTGGTGCTGTGCGATCCGCGGCTGACCGGCAAGCCCTATGGACGCATCTTCCTGGATTCGCTGCCGCCGTTCGCGCGCACCCAGCGGGTACAGGACGTGCAGGGATTCTTCGGCGCCACGATCAGCGAAGACGAGGTGGCCGCGAAGGCCCCGGCGGCCGACGACTGGTTCGCCGACGCCCGCTTCTGA
- the mrcB gene encoding penicillin-binding protein 1B has protein sequence MARNDYDDEALDEDDIDDGDGRPAWRQRLFGWALAAVGLGLGFLIPYTLYLNHQVTERFGELRWQIPTRVYARPLQLAPGLAMDAQTLKTELDAAAYRDDGAGQAPGTYAREGGRFTISSRGYIDVDGRVAPRRIQVTLSGGRVAGVRDVARKQALKAARLDPARIATLYGQKQEERRLVRLEEVPELLVTGLQAVEDRDFKDHHGVDLSGMVRAAWLLVKSGGDTRQGASTLTQQLARSGLLGIGKEQTPTRKFNEILFALILEARYDKRTILEAYFNQVYLGQRGSQAIHGVAAGSEFWFGRDLDSLTTEQVALLIGMVKGPSYYDPRRNPQRAKERRDYALLKLHETGLIDDAEYKRALAAPLGVTKTPGMAAANRFPAYVDLVRRQLARDYPESALQGAGLTVLTGMSPSAQAYAEASVTRTIKALENKRRPPLQAGMVVTDVHDGDVLAVVGSRNVSEVGFNRAVEAQRPVGSLLKPFVYLLALAQPDQYSLASWVDDSPVTVQLGKNKRWTPANADRRSHGTVRLVDALARSYNQATVRVGMKVEPDRLAQLIRVLAGIQAESNPALILGATDQSPYAMAQLYQFLASGGEIQPLHAVRGVLDPDGRLLKRYDKTPAPAQEGDSIAANLITVALQQVVSSGTGRQLIGDGLGRLQSAGKTGTSNDGRDSWYAGYTGDHLAVVWMGNDQNEQTGLYGGTGAMRVWSGLFARLPSAPLKVSGKGLDWQWVVGSNSTDAGCPGARQLPFVSGHAPAYAACVVEQPLIEGEEADSGGGWRSWFGLDRKEEPAPPPEETPPPRP, from the coding sequence GTGGCCCGCAACGACTACGACGACGAAGCGCTGGACGAAGACGACATCGACGACGGCGACGGGCGACCGGCCTGGCGGCAACGCCTGTTCGGTTGGGCACTGGCGGCGGTGGGCCTGGGCCTGGGGTTCCTGATCCCCTACACGCTGTACCTGAACCACCAGGTCACCGAGCGTTTCGGCGAACTGCGCTGGCAGATCCCCACCCGCGTGTACGCGCGTCCCCTCCAGCTGGCGCCCGGGCTGGCGATGGATGCGCAGACGCTGAAGACCGAGCTCGACGCCGCCGCCTACCGCGACGACGGCGCCGGCCAGGCCCCGGGCACCTACGCGCGCGAAGGCGGCCGCTTCACCATCTCCAGCCGCGGCTACATCGACGTGGACGGCCGCGTGGCGCCGCGTCGCATCCAGGTGACGCTGTCCGGCGGACGCGTGGCGGGCGTGCGCGATGTCGCCCGCAAGCAGGCGTTGAAGGCCGCGCGGCTGGACCCGGCGCGCATCGCCACGCTGTATGGGCAGAAGCAGGAAGAGCGCCGCCTGGTGCGCCTGGAAGAAGTGCCGGAGCTGCTGGTCACCGGCCTGCAGGCGGTGGAGGACCGCGACTTCAAGGACCACCATGGCGTGGACCTGTCCGGCATGGTGCGTGCGGCATGGCTGCTGGTGAAATCCGGCGGCGACACCCGCCAGGGCGCCAGTACGCTGACCCAGCAGCTGGCGCGCAGCGGCCTGCTCGGCATCGGCAAGGAGCAGACGCCGACCCGCAAGTTCAACGAGATCCTGTTCGCGCTGATCCTGGAGGCGCGCTACGACAAGCGCACCATCCTGGAGGCGTACTTCAACCAGGTGTACCTGGGCCAGCGCGGCAGCCAGGCCATCCACGGCGTGGCGGCGGGGTCCGAGTTCTGGTTCGGCCGCGACCTGGACAGCCTGACCACCGAACAGGTCGCCCTGCTGATCGGCATGGTCAAGGGGCCGTCGTATTACGACCCTCGCCGCAATCCGCAACGGGCGAAGGAGCGCCGCGACTATGCACTGCTCAAGCTGCACGAAACCGGCCTGATCGACGACGCGGAGTACAAGCGCGCGCTGGCGGCCCCGCTGGGAGTGACCAAGACGCCGGGCATGGCCGCGGCCAACCGCTTCCCGGCCTACGTCGACCTGGTGCGCCGCCAGTTGGCGCGGGACTACCCCGAGAGCGCGCTGCAGGGTGCCGGGCTGACGGTGCTGACCGGCATGTCGCCCTCGGCGCAGGCCTATGCCGAAGCGTCGGTCACGCGCACCATCAAGGCGCTGGAGAACAAGCGCCGGCCGCCGCTGCAGGCCGGCATGGTGGTGACCGACGTGCACGACGGCGACGTGCTGGCCGTGGTCGGCAGCCGCAACGTGTCGGAAGTGGGTTTCAACCGCGCGGTGGAAGCGCAGCGGCCGGTGGGTTCGCTGCTCAAGCCGTTCGTCTACCTGCTGGCGCTGGCGCAGCCCGACCAGTACTCGCTGGCCTCGTGGGTCGACGATTCGCCGGTGACCGTGCAGCTGGGCAAGAACAAGCGCTGGACGCCGGCCAACGCCGACCGCCGCAGCCACGGCACCGTCCGCCTGGTCGACGCGCTGGCGCGGTCGTACAACCAGGCCACGGTGCGGGTGGGCATGAAGGTCGAACCCGACCGGCTGGCGCAGCTGATCCGCGTGCTGGCCGGCATCCAGGCCGAATCCAACCCCGCGCTGATCCTGGGGGCCACCGACCAGAGCCCGTACGCGATGGCGCAGCTGTACCAGTTCCTCGCCTCCGGCGGCGAAATCCAGCCGTTGCACGCCGTACGCGGCGTGCTCGACCCCGATGGCAGGCTGCTCAAGCGCTACGACAAGACGCCGGCACCGGCGCAGGAGGGCGATTCGATCGCCGCCAACCTGATCACGGTCGCCCTGCAGCAGGTGGTGTCCAGCGGCACCGGCCGCCAGCTGATCGGCGATGGTCTGGGGCGCCTGCAGTCGGCCGGCAAGACCGGCACCAGCAACGACGGGCGCGACAGCTGGTACGCGGGCTATACCGGCGACCATCTGGCCGTGGTGTGGATGGGCAACGACCAGAACGAGCAGACCGGACTGTACGGCGGTACCGGCGCCATGCGCGTGTGGTCGGGCCTGTTCGCGCGCCTGCCCAGCGCGCCGTTGAAGGTCTCCGGCAAGGGCCTGGACTGGCAGTGGGTGGTGGGTTCCAACAGCACCGATGCCGGCTGCCCCGGTGCGCGCCAGCTGCCCTTCGTTTCCGGCCATGCGCCGGCCTACGCGGCCTGCGTGGTCGAGCAGCCGCTGATCGAGGGCGAGGAAGCCGACAGCGGCGGCGGCTGGCGCAGCTGGTTCGGCCTGGACCGCAAGGAAGAACCCGCACCGCCCCCCGAAGAGACTCCGCCGCCACGCCCCTGA